A single region of the Pan troglodytes isolate AG18354 chromosome 18, NHGRI_mPanTro3-v2.0_pri, whole genome shotgun sequence genome encodes:
- the LOC107968725 gene encoding small nuclear ribonucleoprotein E-like has product MAYHGQDQRVQRVMVLPINLIFRYLQNRSWIQVWLYEQVNMWIEGCIIGFDKYMNLVLDDAEEIHSKTKSRKQLGRIILKGDNIPLLQSVSN; this is encoded by the coding sequence ATGGCGTACCATGGCCAGGACCAGAGAGTGCAGAGGGTTATGGTACTGCCCATCAACCTCATCTTCAGATACTTACAAAATAGATCATGGATTCAGGTGTGGCTCTATGAGCAAGTGAATATGTGGATAGAAGGCTGTATCATTGGTTTTGATAAGTATATGAATCTTGTATTAGATGACGCAGAAGAGATTCATTCTAAAACAAAGTCAAGAAAACAACTGGGTCGGATCATACTAAAAGGAGATAATATTCCTCTGCTACAAAGTGTCTCCAACTAG